In Oncorhynchus kisutch isolate 150728-3 unplaced genomic scaffold, Okis_V2 scaffold954, whole genome shotgun sequence, the following are encoded in one genomic region:
- the LOC109877399 gene encoding C-Jun-amino-terminal kinase-interacting protein 4-like isoform X6 has translation MEERESELKKEFNSLHQRHTEMIHNYMEHVERIKLHHMSVVETSDSGTVGRVRKERPMSLGVFPMSGGGAVLTPDLQARSETPGAEAWRFNDLENPRSNASLKLDADDPPEKRDGYSTLQISWGNSLPDDCKDELSDLGPKSVTLMSTTASDVAMEGEGPNSKSMELLAALGNRSISVGLPENEDSSEVHDIIESTPELDMDLSGYKASSTPTKGGIGIENMAFDRNTDSLFAELSSAGIGDVIGDVDEGADLLVEYSDLSLLGMGREVENLITENTQLMETKNALNVVKNDLIARVDELSCEKEVLQGELDAVTQTRKNLEEKNRELEEELKKVRVEMEEVKGKPNEEEDSDVPTAQRKRFTRVEMARVLMERNQYKERLMELQEAVRWTEMIRASRENPSLTEKKKSSIWQFFSRLFSPSSSSTAVMKKAESQGREVRYTPPAGGGMKKRSSTFSQFPTEKSKAFDFLNEEMDPCASPSRREQKRAQYRQVKAHMQKEDGQVQAHGWSLPSKSKVVNGGPTENKEKNLPVPVYLRPLDQKDASMKLWCAAGVNMSGGKISEGGSMLEGQSRKGSVSSLDHLETENKEQEKGDQEKEKELRLQDEMSCRVWICTSTHSSTKVMVLEANQPSDLLDSFYACNSHVLCIASIPGVLETDYPAGEELPVPQDLESGLVDGVSLTGSVASLGSAGSDGALATEGTTAVLQMAGAGLNDLPAQHSSVDLSREPSPAEDGVPTAEEATEATEEGEESQGLVVSQPGIYTEHVFTDPLGAGHHESSTADTQRDQEGVGEASLPDDMLPAGEDVQRMSSALPTMWLGAQNGCLYVHSSVARWRKCLHAIKLKDSILNIVHVRGRVLVALADGTLAIFHRGLEGQWDLTNYHLLDLGRPHHSIRCMTVVHDKVWCGYRNKIYVIQPKAMRIEKLFDAHPRKESQVRQLAWVGDGIWVSIRLDSTLRLFHAHTYQHLQDVDIEPYVSKMLGTGKLGFSFVRITALMISCSRLWVGTGNGVIISIPLSEAIGPPQHGVLLRGLRANKTAGAVPNRPGGAVRVFSEEGTESTLPGSYVPYCSMAQAQLCFHGHRDAVKFFAAVPGQVIPSPGPGGDSGSDDPASESSDMATSEPAKTFLVMSGGEGYIDFRMGDDVGEVDGSLSEPTMKQATPAKPERSHIIVWQVTSCQE, from the exons gAAAGAGCGTCCCATGTCTCTGGGTGTCTTCCCCATGTCAGGAGGGGGGGCAgttctgacccctgacctccaggCCAGGTCTGAGACGCCGGGCGCAGAGGCCTGGAGGTTCAACGACCTGGAAAATCCGCGCTCCAATGCCAGCCTCAAG TTGGATGCAGACGACCCCCCAGAGAAAAGGGATGGTTACAGTACGCTGCAGATCTCTTGGGGGAATTCTCTCCCAGACGACTGCAAG GATGAGCTGTCGGACCTTGGCCCAAAGTCGGTCACTCTCATGTCCACCACGGCCTCGGACGTCGCCATGGAGGGGGAGGGGCCAAACAGTAAGAGCATGGAGTTGCTGGCGGCACTGGGGAACAGGTCAATATCAGTGG GTTTGCCAGAGAACGAGGATAGCTCAGAGGTGCATGACATCATTGAGTCCACCCCTGAACTGGACATGGACCTCAGTGGATACAAAGCATCCAG CACCCCGACCAAAGGAGGCATTGGCATTGAGAACATGGCGTTTGACCGCAACACAGACTCTCTGTTTGCGGAGCTGTCGTCTGCAGGCATAGGGGACGTCATCGGAGACGTGGACGAGGGGGCCGACCTGCTGG TGGAGTACTCTG ACCTTAGCTTGCTCG GTATGGGTCGTGAGGTTGAGAACCTGATCACGGAGAACACACAACTAATGGAGACAAA GAACGCTCTGAATGTGGTGAAGAATGACCTGATAGCGCGGGTGGATGAGCTGTCGTGTGAGAAGGAAGTGTTGCAGGGGGAACTAGACGCTGTGACACAGACCAGGAAAAACctggaggagaagaacagagagctGGAGGAGGAGCTCAAGAA AGTGcgtgtagagatggaggaggtgaAAGGGAAGCCAAACGAGGAAGAGGAT AGTGACGTTCCTACAGCCCAGAGGAAGAGGTTCACCAGGGTAGAGATGGCTAGAGTCCTCATGGAGAGGAACCAGTACAAGGAGAGACTGATGGAATTACAGGAGGCTGTTAGGTGGACAGAGATGatcag AGCCTCCAGAGAAAACCCTTCCCTTACTGAGAAGAAGAAATCCAGCATCTGGCAATT TTTCAGCCGCCTCTTTAgcccctcctcctccagcacGGCAGTGATGAAGAAGGCGGAGTCCCAGGGGAGGGAGGTGAGGTACACGCCCCCTGCAGGAGGGGGAATGAAGAAGAGGAGCAGCACCTTCTCCCAGTTCCCCACCGAGAAGTCCAAGGCCTTCGACTTCCTCAACGAGGA aATGGACCCGTGCGCCTCTCCGTCCCGTAGGGAGCAAAAGAGGGCCCAGTACAGACAGGTCAAAGCCCACATGCAGAAGGAGGATGGACAGGTACAGGCCCACGGATGGAGTCTACCCAGCAAATCTaag GTAGTGAACGGGGGCCCAACAGAGAACAAAGAGAAGAATCTACCTGTGCCAGTCTACCTGAGGCCCCTGGACCAGAAAGATGCTTCTATGAAG CTGTGGTGTGCTGCGGGTGTGAACATGTCAGGAGGGAAGATCAGCGAGGGAGGGTCCATGTTGGAAGGACAGAGCAGGAAGGGCTCTGTGAGCAGCCTGGACCATTTAGAGACAGAGAACAAG GAGCAGGAGAAAGGTGaccaggagaaggagaaggagctgCGCCTGCAGGATGAGATGTCCTGCAGGGTGtggatctgtaccagtacccacTCCTCTACTAAAGTCATGGTGCTGGAGGCCAACCAGCCCTCTGACCTGCTGGACAGCTTCTACGCCTGCAACTCACACGTCCTCTGCATCGCCAGCATACCAG GTGTGTTGGAGACAGACTACCCTGCAGGGGAGGAGCTACCTGTACCCCAGGACCTGGAGTCTGGGCTAGTTGATGGCGTGTCATTGACAGGCAGCGTGGCCAGTCTGGGCTCCGCGGGCAGCGACGGCGCCTTGGCAACGGAAGGGACCACCGCCGTCCTCCAGATGGCCGGGGCAGGGCTCAATGACCTCCCGGCCCAGCACAGCTCAg TGGATCTGTCCAGAGAGCCCAGTCCTGCAGAGGATGGGGTCCCCACGGCGGAAGAGGCCACAGAGGCtacagaggagggggaggagagccaGGGGCTGgtcgtcagtcagccaggcatcTACACAGAACACGTGTTCACAGACCCTCTGGGAGCTGGCCACCATGAGTCCTCCACTGCAGACACACAGAG ggaCCAGGAGGGGGTGGGTGAGGCGTCTCTTCCCGACGACATGCTCCCTGCTGGAGAGGACGTCCAGAGGATGAGCAGCGCCCTGCCCACCATGTGGCTGGGGGCCCAGAACGGATG ttTGTATGTGCACTCTTCTGTGGCTCGGTGGAGGAAGTGTCTCCACGCCATCAAGCTAAAGGACTCCATCCTCAACATAGT GCATGTGAGAGGAAGAGTCCTGGTTGCCTTGGCTGATGGCACGTTGGCTATATTCCACAGAGGCCTGG AGGGACAGTGGGATCTGACCAACTACCACCTACTAGACCTGGGCCGGCCACACCACTCCATCCGCTGTATGACAGTGGTGCATGACAAGGTGTGGTGTGGCTACAGGAACAAGATCTACGTCATCCAACCCAAGGCCATGAGGATAGAG AAGTTGTTTGACGCCCACCCCCGGAAGGAGAGTCAGGTGCGTCAGCTGGCCTGGGTGGGAGATGGGATCTGGGTATCCATCCGCCTGGACTCCACCCTCAGACTGTTCCACGCCCACACCTACCAGCACCTCCAGGACGTCGACATAGAGCCCTACGTCTCCAAGATGCTGG gTACGGGTAAACTGGGCTTCTCCTTCGTCAGGATCACAGCCCTCATGATATCCTGTAGCCGTCTGTGGGTCGGAACAGGAAATGGTGTCATCATCTCCATCCCGCTGTCAGAAG CTATAGGTCCTCCTCAGCATGGAGTCTTACTGAGGGGCCTCAGGG CCAACAAGACAGCGGGTGCAGTGCCAAATCGCCCTGGCGGTGCCGTGCGGGTGTTCAGTGAGGAGGGCACAGAGAGCACTTTGCCAGGCAGCTACGTGCCCTACTGTTCCATGGCACAGGCACAGCTGTGTTTCCACGGACACAGAGATGCAGTCAAGTTCTTTGCAGCCGTCCCAG GTCAGGTGATCCCGTCCCCCGGACCCGGAGGGGATTCTGGGTCGGATGACCCCGCCTCTGAGTCGTCTGACATGGCGACCTCTGAACCTGCCAAAACCTTCCTGGTCATGAGTGGAGGAGAAGGCTACATCGATTTCAGAAtgg GTGATGATGTAGGAGAGGTGGATGGCAGCCTATCGGAACCCACCATGAAGCAGGCCACCCCCGCCAAACCAGAACGCAGCCACATCATCGTCTGGCAAGTCACTTCTTGCCAGGAGTGA